A single region of the Micropterus dolomieu isolate WLL.071019.BEF.003 ecotype Adirondacks linkage group LG18, ASM2129224v1, whole genome shotgun sequence genome encodes:
- the stx16 gene encoding syntaxin-16 isoform X3 — translation MATRRLTDAFLLMRNNAIQNRQILAEQELDELADDRMALVSGISLDPEAAIGVTKKLPPKWIEGVDEIQYEITRVRQKMKDLALLHDKHMNRPTLDDSSEEEHAIEITTQEITQMFHRCQRAVTGLQSRCGHCTEQEERLLRNVVSSLAQSLQELSTNFRHTQSSYLKRMKNREERSKHFFDSGPLMEEDEDLAVYDKGFTADQLMLVEENTVMVEEREREIRQIVQSISDLNEIFRDLAGMVVEQGTVLDRIDFNVEQACVKTEDGLKQLQKAEQYQKKNRKMLVILILFIIVIVLIIILFGTKF, via the exons ATGGCCACTAGGCGTCTGACCGATGCCTTCTTGTTAATGCGGAACAATGCAATCCAAAACCGGCAGATATTGGCTGAGCAA GAGCTTGATGAG ttgGCTGATGATCGAATGGCGCTGGTGTCAGGAATCAGTCTGGATCCTGAAGCCGCCATTGGAGTCACCAAGAAACTGCCCCCCAAATGGATAGAGGGGGTCGATgag ATCCAGTATGAGATCACACGGGTTCGGCAGAAGATGAAGGATCTGGCCTTACTTCATGACAAACACATGAATCGTCCCACACTTGATGACAGTAGTGAGGAAGAGCATGCCATAGAAATCACAACGCAGGAGATTACACAG ATGTTTCACCGATGCCAGCGAGCTGTGACGGGTCTGCAGTCTCGCTGTGGCCACTGCACCGAGCAGGAGGAGAGGCTATTGAGGAACGTTGTCTCGTCCCTGGCACAGAGCCTGCAGGAGCTGTCCACCaatttcagacacacacagtccagcTACCTAAAAC GTATGAAGAACCGCGAGGAGAGATCAAAGCACTTTTTTGACTCTGGACCCCTAATGGAAGAGGATGAAGATTTAGCTGTATATGATAAG GGGTTCACAGCTGACCAGCTGATGCTGGTGGAAGAGAACACAGTTATGGTTGAAGAACGAGAGAGGGAGATCCGACAGATAGTGCAGTCCATCTCAGATCTGAATGAGATTTTCCGGGACTTGGCCGGAATGGTGGTGGAACAG gGCACTGTTCTTGACCGAATTGACTTCAATGTGGAGCAGGCTTGTGTTAAAACAGAAGATGGATTGAAACAGTTACAAAAG gCGGAACAGTAtcagaagaaaaacagaaagatgcTGGTCATTTTGATCCTCTTTATCATAGTCATTGTTctaattattattctttttggAACAAAGTTTTAA
- the LOC123987559 gene encoding EEF1A lysine methyltransferase 3-like, with translation MICVGDEDDPFPVDHCLFADTYSQDTVYSLVGEELKIRQVFGANLGVAAPVWEAALNLCGYFEEQPVELRGKRIIELGAGTGVVGILAARLGGAVTLTDLPLALSQLQANVSANMPSSGWPTALPTVLPLSWGEDHMNFSSDWDLVLGADIVYLPETYPLLVETLAHLCKNGAVVYLSSKMRQEHGTPGFFEECLPSRFNVELVHRDDKQNINIYRACLKKDQ, from the exons ATGATTTGTGTAGGGGACGAAGACGACCCGTTCCCTGTTGACCACTGTCTGTTCGCGGACACATATTCCCAAGATACGGTTTACAGTTTAGTCGGCGAAGAGCTGAAGATAAGACAGGTGTTCGGTGCCAACCTCGGCGTGGCTGCCCCGGTCTGGGAAGCA gcGTTAAACCTGTGTGGTTACTTCGAGGAGCAGCCGGTGGAGCTGAGAGGAAAGCGCATCATAGAGCTAGGAGCAGGGACTGGTGTAGTCGGTATTTTGGCAGCACGCCTCG GTGGAGCTGTGACCCTCACAGACCTTCCTCTGGCTCTCTCACAGCTTCAGGCCAATGTCTCTGCAAACATGCCATCCAGCGGTTGGCCTACCGCCCTCCCCACCGtcctccctctgtcctggggtgAAGACCACATGAACTTCTCTTCTGACTGGGATCTGGTGCTTGGTGCAGATATAGTTTACCTCCCAGAGACCTACCCACTGCTGGTGGAGACACTAGCTCATTTGTGCAAGAACGGAGCCGTGGTATATCTCTCATCAAAAATGCGACAAGAGCACGGGACTCCAGGTTTCTTTGAGGAATGTCTGCCAAGCAGATTTAATGTAGAGCTTGTGCACCGTgatgacaaacaaaacattaatatATACAGGGCGTGTCTGAAGAAAGACCAGTGA
- the stx16 gene encoding syntaxin-16 isoform X4, with product MATRRLTDAFLLMRNNAIQNRQILAEQLADDRMALVSGISLDPEAAIGVTKKLPPKWIEGVDEIQYEITRVRQKMKDLALLHDKHMNRPTLDDSSEEEHAIEITTQEITQMFHRCQRAVTGLQSRCGHCTEQEERLLRNVVSSLAQSLQELSTNFRHTQSSYLKRMKNREERSKHFFDSGPLMEEDEDLAVYDKGFTADQLMLVEENTVMVEEREREIRQIVQSISDLNEIFRDLAGMVVEQGTVLDRIDFNVEQACVKTEDGLKQLQKAEQYQKKNRKMLVILILFIIVIVLIIILFGTKF from the exons ATGGCCACTAGGCGTCTGACCGATGCCTTCTTGTTAATGCGGAACAATGCAATCCAAAACCGGCAGATATTGGCTGAGCAA ttgGCTGATGATCGAATGGCGCTGGTGTCAGGAATCAGTCTGGATCCTGAAGCCGCCATTGGAGTCACCAAGAAACTGCCCCCCAAATGGATAGAGGGGGTCGATgag ATCCAGTATGAGATCACACGGGTTCGGCAGAAGATGAAGGATCTGGCCTTACTTCATGACAAACACATGAATCGTCCCACACTTGATGACAGTAGTGAGGAAGAGCATGCCATAGAAATCACAACGCAGGAGATTACACAG ATGTTTCACCGATGCCAGCGAGCTGTGACGGGTCTGCAGTCTCGCTGTGGCCACTGCACCGAGCAGGAGGAGAGGCTATTGAGGAACGTTGTCTCGTCCCTGGCACAGAGCCTGCAGGAGCTGTCCACCaatttcagacacacacagtccagcTACCTAAAAC GTATGAAGAACCGCGAGGAGAGATCAAAGCACTTTTTTGACTCTGGACCCCTAATGGAAGAGGATGAAGATTTAGCTGTATATGATAAG GGGTTCACAGCTGACCAGCTGATGCTGGTGGAAGAGAACACAGTTATGGTTGAAGAACGAGAGAGGGAGATCCGACAGATAGTGCAGTCCATCTCAGATCTGAATGAGATTTTCCGGGACTTGGCCGGAATGGTGGTGGAACAG gGCACTGTTCTTGACCGAATTGACTTCAATGTGGAGCAGGCTTGTGTTAAAACAGAAGATGGATTGAAACAGTTACAAAAG gCGGAACAGTAtcagaagaaaaacagaaagatgcTGGTCATTTTGATCCTCTTTATCATAGTCATTGTTctaattattattctttttggAACAAAGTTTTAA
- the stx16 gene encoding syntaxin-16 isoform X2 translates to MATRRLTDAFLLMRNNAIQNRQILAEQVSTYDPRLSTRSNAALADDRMALVSGISLDPEAAIGVTKKLPPKWIEGVDEIQYEITRVRQKMKDLALLHDKHMNRPTLDDSSEEEHAIEITTQEITQMFHRCQRAVTGLQSRCGHCTEQEERLLRNVVSSLAQSLQELSTNFRHTQSSYLKRMKNREERSKHFFDSGPLMEEDEDLAVYDKGFTADQLMLVEENTVMVEEREREIRQIVQSISDLNEIFRDLAGMVVEQGTVLDRIDFNVEQACVKTEDGLKQLQKAEQYQKKNRKMLVILILFIIVIVLIIILFGTKF, encoded by the exons ATGGCCACTAGGCGTCTGACCGATGCCTTCTTGTTAATGCGGAACAATGCAATCCAAAACCGGCAGATATTGGCTGAGCAAGTGAGTACATACGACCCCCGTCTGAGTACACGTAGCAATGCTGCG ttgGCTGATGATCGAATGGCGCTGGTGTCAGGAATCAGTCTGGATCCTGAAGCCGCCATTGGAGTCACCAAGAAACTGCCCCCCAAATGGATAGAGGGGGTCGATgag ATCCAGTATGAGATCACACGGGTTCGGCAGAAGATGAAGGATCTGGCCTTACTTCATGACAAACACATGAATCGTCCCACACTTGATGACAGTAGTGAGGAAGAGCATGCCATAGAAATCACAACGCAGGAGATTACACAG ATGTTTCACCGATGCCAGCGAGCTGTGACGGGTCTGCAGTCTCGCTGTGGCCACTGCACCGAGCAGGAGGAGAGGCTATTGAGGAACGTTGTCTCGTCCCTGGCACAGAGCCTGCAGGAGCTGTCCACCaatttcagacacacacagtccagcTACCTAAAAC GTATGAAGAACCGCGAGGAGAGATCAAAGCACTTTTTTGACTCTGGACCCCTAATGGAAGAGGATGAAGATTTAGCTGTATATGATAAG GGGTTCACAGCTGACCAGCTGATGCTGGTGGAAGAGAACACAGTTATGGTTGAAGAACGAGAGAGGGAGATCCGACAGATAGTGCAGTCCATCTCAGATCTGAATGAGATTTTCCGGGACTTGGCCGGAATGGTGGTGGAACAG gGCACTGTTCTTGACCGAATTGACTTCAATGTGGAGCAGGCTTGTGTTAAAACAGAAGATGGATTGAAACAGTTACAAAAG gCGGAACAGTAtcagaagaaaaacagaaagatgcTGGTCATTTTGATCCTCTTTATCATAGTCATTGTTctaattattattctttttggAACAAAGTTTTAA
- the dgkab gene encoding diacylglycerol kinase, alpha b encodes MASSDDAEGSLTPVDFIQLQHYMEYSSLRVKDVIKEFHPGGRLAQHSFGECVDAVGFSLFLKTYLEVDDFPADFCQRLFRYFQHVEQNGSSKSPLPKGGGVFLRDVSCYFSVLEEGQPREKLEFTFKLYDKDVNGLLDSSEVDRIITQMMRAADYLGWDVTELRPVLKDMMTAIDVDDSGTVTLEEWVKGGMNNVPLLVLLGLKMTERDGQHIWRMKHFNKPTYCSVCQSMLLGLGKQGLCCTCCKYTVHSQCANKNPEPCARTFVKSKKEINVAAHDWIRADCNSTKCQVCHKKIKTLVGRRCVWCQEMRHDECVFSGSSSCDCGPLRDHILPPWAIYTISKEEDTSLLNVTPDGHILQIVPVPDTHPLLVFVNPKSGGKQGERVLRKFQYLLNPRQVYNLSNGGPAPGLHFFRNLQNYRILVCGGDGTVGWLLDAIDKADLQVHPPVCVLPLGTGNDLARCLRWGGGYEGTDLREILKEIEASDLIVMDRWSIQVIPDDPQEAGDPVPYEIINNYFSIGVDASIAHRFHSMREKHPQRFNSRMKNKLWYFEFATSETISASCKKLKECLMIECCGSSLDLSSMSLEGIAVLNIPSMHGGSNLWGDSKKPDSVPEVEHSEVITDPELLKTISQDMSDKRLEVVGLEGAIEMGQIYTGLKSAGHRLAQTSQISIRTIKALPMQIDGEPWMQPPCTIHITHKNQANMLMAAPTKPSGFFHLK; translated from the exons ATGGCCTCCTCTGACGATGCAGAAGGGTCTCTGACTCCTGTGGATTTTATCCAGCTGCAGCATTACATGGAAT ACAGCAGTTTGAGGGTGAAAGATGTGATCAAGGAGTTTCACCCTGGGGGTCGGCTGGCCCAGCACAGCTTTGGAGAG TGCGTCGATGCAGTGGGcttctcactctttctcaaGACCTACCTAGAAGTGGATGACTTCCCTGCAGACTTCTGCCAACGTCTTTTTCGCTATTTTCAACATGTAGAGCAGAATGGCTCCTCAAAGAGCCCTCTGCCCAAAGGAG GTGGGGTCTTTCTTCGTGACGTGTCCTGTTACTTCTCAGTGCTGGAGGAAGGACAGCCCCGGGAGAAGCTCGAAT tTACTTTCAAACTTTACGATAAAGATGTCAACGGACTCCTGGACAGCTCT GAGGTGGATCGCATAATCACACAGATGATGCGAGCTGCTGATTACCTGGGTTGGGACGTGACTGAACTCAGACCA GTCCTCAAAGACATGATGACAGCGATCGATGTGGATGACAGTGGGACTGTCACTCTGGAGGAATGGGTGAAGGGAGGCATGAACAACGTCCCTTTGCTTGTTCTGCTTGGACTGAAg ATGACCGAGAGGGACGGGCAGCACATTTGGAGGATGAAGCACTTTAATAAACCGACCTACTGCAGTGTGTGTCAGAGCATGCTGCTTGGCCTCGGGAAACAGGGACTCTGCTGCACCT GTTGCAAGTACACCGTCCACAGTCAGTGTGCCAACAAGAATCCCGAACCCTGTGCTCGTACCTTTGTCAAATCAAAAAAGGAGATTAAT GTAGCGGCTCACGACTGGATCAGAGCTGACTGTAACTCCACCAAGTGTCAGGTCTGCCACAAGAAGATCAAAACCTTAGTTGGGAGGCGTTGTGTTTGGTGCCAGGAGATG CGTCATGATGAGTGTGTTTTCTCTGGCTCATCGTCCTGTGATTGCGGGCCACTGAGAGATCATATACTGCCTCCATGGGCCATATACACCATCTCAAAG GAGGAGGACACCAGCTTGTTAAATGTCACCCCTGATGGCCACATCCTGCAG ATTGTTCCAGTTCCAGACACCCACCCTCTGCTGGTGTTTGTGAACCCGAAAAGTGGAGGAAAGCAGGGTGAACG AGTGCTCAGGAAGTTTCAGTACCTGCTGAACCCACGTCAAGTTTACAACCTGTCCAATGGAGGTCCTGCACCAGG ACTGCACTTCTTCCGCAATCTGCAGAACTACAGGATCTTGGTGTGTGGGGGAGACGGCACCGTCGGGTGGCTCCTAGATGCTATAG ACAAAGCAGACCTCCAGGTGCATCCTCCAGTATGTGTCCTTCCTCTGGGCACCGGGAACGACCTGGCTCGTTGTCTGCGCTGGGGAGGAG GCTACGAGGGGACAGACTTGAGAGAGATCTTGAAAGAGATCGAAGCCAGTGATTTGATTGTGATGGACCGCTGGAGCATCCAGGTGATACCAGATGACCCCCAAGAGGCAGGAGACCCCGTGCCCTACGAGATCATCAACAACTACTTCTCTATTGGTGTG GATGCCTCTATCGCTCATCGTTTCCACTCCATGAGAGAGAAACACCCCCAGAGGTTCAACAGCAG AATGAAGAACAAACTTTGGTATTTTGAGTTTGCCACTTCTGAGACCATCTCTGCCTCCTGCAAGAAGCTGAAGGAGTGTCTCATGATTGAG TGCTGTGGGAGTTCTCTGGACCTGAGCAGCATGTCTCTGGAAGGCATAGCTGTCCTCAACATACCCAGCATGCACGGAGGCTCCAACCTCTGGGGCGATTCCAAGAAGCCTGATAGTGTGCCAGAGGTGGAGCACAGTGAAGTTATAACTGACCCTGAACTTCTTAAAACAATCTCACAAG ATATGAGTGATAAGCGTTTGGAGGTGGTGGGGCTGGAAGGAGCCATAGAGATGGGACAGATCTACACTGGGCTGAAGAGTGCCGGGCACAGACTGGCACAGACTTCCCAAATTTCCATCAG GACAATCAAAGCCCTGCCAATGCAAATCGATGGGGAGCCCTGGATGCAGCCTCCATGTACT ATCCACATAACTCACAAGAACcaagctaacatgctgatggCTGCACCAACAAAACCATCCGGCTTCTTTCACCTCAAGTAG
- the stx16 gene encoding syntaxin-16 isoform X1, which yields MATRRLTDAFLLMRNNAIQNRQILAEQVSTYDPRLSTRSNAAELDELADDRMALVSGISLDPEAAIGVTKKLPPKWIEGVDEIQYEITRVRQKMKDLALLHDKHMNRPTLDDSSEEEHAIEITTQEITQMFHRCQRAVTGLQSRCGHCTEQEERLLRNVVSSLAQSLQELSTNFRHTQSSYLKRMKNREERSKHFFDSGPLMEEDEDLAVYDKGFTADQLMLVEENTVMVEEREREIRQIVQSISDLNEIFRDLAGMVVEQGTVLDRIDFNVEQACVKTEDGLKQLQKAEQYQKKNRKMLVILILFIIVIVLIIILFGTKF from the exons ATGGCCACTAGGCGTCTGACCGATGCCTTCTTGTTAATGCGGAACAATGCAATCCAAAACCGGCAGATATTGGCTGAGCAAGTGAGTACATACGACCCCCGTCTGAGTACACGTAGCAATGCTGCG GAGCTTGATGAG ttgGCTGATGATCGAATGGCGCTGGTGTCAGGAATCAGTCTGGATCCTGAAGCCGCCATTGGAGTCACCAAGAAACTGCCCCCCAAATGGATAGAGGGGGTCGATgag ATCCAGTATGAGATCACACGGGTTCGGCAGAAGATGAAGGATCTGGCCTTACTTCATGACAAACACATGAATCGTCCCACACTTGATGACAGTAGTGAGGAAGAGCATGCCATAGAAATCACAACGCAGGAGATTACACAG ATGTTTCACCGATGCCAGCGAGCTGTGACGGGTCTGCAGTCTCGCTGTGGCCACTGCACCGAGCAGGAGGAGAGGCTATTGAGGAACGTTGTCTCGTCCCTGGCACAGAGCCTGCAGGAGCTGTCCACCaatttcagacacacacagtccagcTACCTAAAAC GTATGAAGAACCGCGAGGAGAGATCAAAGCACTTTTTTGACTCTGGACCCCTAATGGAAGAGGATGAAGATTTAGCTGTATATGATAAG GGGTTCACAGCTGACCAGCTGATGCTGGTGGAAGAGAACACAGTTATGGTTGAAGAACGAGAGAGGGAGATCCGACAGATAGTGCAGTCCATCTCAGATCTGAATGAGATTTTCCGGGACTTGGCCGGAATGGTGGTGGAACAG gGCACTGTTCTTGACCGAATTGACTTCAATGTGGAGCAGGCTTGTGTTAAAACAGAAGATGGATTGAAACAGTTACAAAAG gCGGAACAGTAtcagaagaaaaacagaaagatgcTGGTCATTTTGATCCTCTTTATCATAGTCATTGTTctaattattattctttttggAACAAAGTTTTAA